A part of Nocardioides sp. WS12 genomic DNA contains:
- a CDS encoding M20 family metallopeptidase, which translates to MSLTAHDQVASTIAADADRLIDLSELLHANPETAWEEHNSSRWVADALDEAGFTVTPSYLGLETAFLATYGSGPFRLGLCAEYDALPGLGHACGHNLISAITVGAARALAPLADAAGLTIEVYGTPAEEGGGGKIELLERGAFAGLDLAMMAHPAPVDVAEAEPFAVSHSHITYQGKGAHAAAYPEQGVNAADAFTIAQVAVGLLRQQLPSTVRVHGVMTNGGEAPNAIPARTEGRWYVRAESLDQLAATEEKVWRCFEAGAIATGAVLDITPESKPYAEFRAFQPAVDAYVRNAERLGRVFDPGTPARRMNRASTDMGNVSQVVRAIHPYIGIGSLPALNHQPEFAAHCVGGDAEKALLDAATALAWTAIDISQENQR; encoded by the coding sequence ATGTCCCTCACCGCGCACGACCAGGTCGCCAGCACGATCGCTGCCGACGCCGACAGGTTGATCGACCTCTCCGAGCTGCTGCACGCGAACCCGGAAACCGCCTGGGAGGAGCACAACTCGTCCCGCTGGGTCGCCGATGCCCTCGACGAGGCCGGCTTCACCGTGACCCCGTCGTACCTCGGCCTGGAGACGGCGTTCCTGGCCACCTACGGGAGCGGCCCCTTCCGCCTCGGCCTGTGTGCCGAGTACGACGCCCTTCCCGGACTCGGGCACGCCTGCGGCCACAACCTGATCTCGGCCATCACGGTCGGCGCCGCGCGGGCACTCGCGCCCCTGGCGGATGCGGCGGGCCTGACCATCGAGGTCTACGGCACGCCGGCCGAAGAAGGTGGTGGCGGGAAGATCGAACTGCTGGAGCGTGGCGCCTTCGCCGGGCTGGACCTGGCGATGATGGCGCACCCGGCACCGGTCGACGTCGCCGAGGCCGAGCCGTTCGCGGTGTCGCACTCCCACATCACCTACCAGGGCAAAGGCGCCCATGCGGCCGCCTACCCCGAGCAGGGTGTCAACGCCGCCGATGCGTTCACGATCGCGCAGGTCGCCGTCGGCCTGCTCCGTCAGCAACTGCCGTCGACCGTGCGTGTCCACGGCGTGATGACCAACGGGGGAGAGGCGCCCAACGCCATCCCCGCCCGCACCGAGGGTCGCTGGTACGTCCGGGCCGAGTCCCTCGACCAGCTCGCCGCCACCGAGGAGAAGGTCTGGCGGTGCTTCGAGGCCGGAGCGATCGCCACCGGCGCGGTCCTCGACATCACCCCGGAGAGCAAGCCCTACGCGGAGTTCCGCGCCTTCCAGCCGGCAGTCGACGCCTATGTCCGCAACGCCGAACGCCTCGGTCGGGTCTTCGACCCGGGCACGCCGGCACGCCGCATGAACCGCGCCTCCACCGACATGGGCAACGTCTCCCAGGTCGTGCGGGCCATCCACCCCTACATCGGCATCGGGTCCCTCCCTGCCCTCAATCACCAACCCGAGTTCGCTGCCCACTGCGTCGGCGGTGACGCGGAGAAGGCGTTGCTCGACGCCGCGACCGCGCTCGCCTGGACCGCGATCGACATCTCCCAGGAGAACCAACGATGA
- a CDS encoding FAD-dependent oxidoreductase — MSEQPTVAAPYDVLFEPVKIGPLTTKNRFYQVPHCNGMGYRDPSAQAAMRKIKAEGGWSVVCTEQVEIHATSDIAPFIELRIWDDQDLPALKRIADAIHEGGGLAGIELAHNGMNAPNQISRETPLGPGHLPVAPDTIAPIQARAMSKQDIDDLRRWHRNAVRRSIEAGYDIVYVYGAHGYSGVHHFLSKRYNQRTDEYGGSLENRMRLLRELLEDTIDECAGRDVAVACRITVEEEIDGGITREDIEGVLRELGELPDLWDFAMGSWEGDSVTSRFGPEGQQEEYVAGLKKLTTKPVVGVGRFTSPDAMVRQIKAGILDLIGAARPSIADPFLPNKIRDGRQNLIRECIGCNICVSGDLTMSPIRCTQNPSMGEEWRRGWHPENIRPKSSDSRVLVVGAGPSGLEAARALGVRGYDVALIEARRSLGGRVAQESLLPGLSAWNRVTEYREAALAELPNVEIFRESPMTADDVVESGFGHVLVATGSTWRTDGVARFHTTPLPIAEGAQVLGPDDLFAGHLPTGKKVVVYDDDHYYLGGLVAELLASKGYDVSLVTTASQVSAWTNNTFEVNRIQRRLIEKGVARITDHAVVRVGVGGVEVKDVYAGQIREIECDAVVMVTARLPREELYLDLVGRRDAGELLSVRGIGDAWAPGTIAAAVWSGRRAAEEFDVVLPSNDVVPFRREVTQLA; from the coding sequence ATGTCTGAGCAGCCCACCGTGGCCGCGCCGTACGACGTCCTGTTCGAGCCCGTCAAGATCGGGCCGCTCACGACGAAGAACCGCTTCTACCAGGTGCCCCACTGCAACGGCATGGGCTACCGCGACCCGAGCGCCCAGGCCGCGATGCGCAAGATCAAGGCCGAAGGCGGCTGGTCGGTCGTCTGCACCGAGCAGGTCGAGATCCACGCGACGTCCGACATCGCGCCGTTCATCGAGCTGCGGATCTGGGACGACCAGGACCTGCCCGCGCTCAAGCGGATCGCCGACGCGATCCACGAGGGCGGCGGTCTGGCCGGCATCGAACTCGCCCACAACGGCATGAACGCACCGAACCAGATCAGCCGCGAGACGCCGCTCGGGCCCGGCCACCTGCCGGTCGCCCCCGACACCATCGCGCCGATCCAGGCACGGGCGATGTCGAAGCAGGACATCGACGACCTGCGTCGGTGGCACCGCAACGCCGTACGCCGTTCGATCGAGGCCGGCTACGACATCGTCTACGTGTACGGCGCGCACGGGTACAGCGGCGTCCACCACTTCCTCTCGAAGCGCTACAACCAGCGCACCGACGAGTACGGCGGCTCCCTCGAGAACCGGATGCGCCTGCTGCGCGAACTCCTCGAGGACACCATCGACGAGTGCGCCGGCCGTGACGTCGCGGTCGCGTGCCGAATCACGGTGGAGGAGGAGATCGACGGCGGCATCACCCGCGAGGACATCGAGGGCGTGCTCCGCGAACTCGGCGAACTCCCCGACCTGTGGGACTTCGCGATGGGCAGCTGGGAGGGCGACTCCGTCACGTCCCGCTTCGGGCCCGAGGGTCAGCAGGAGGAGTACGTCGCCGGGCTGAAGAAGCTCACCACCAAGCCGGTGGTCGGAGTCGGTCGCTTCACCTCGCCCGACGCGATGGTGCGCCAGATCAAGGCCGGCATCCTCGATTTGATCGGTGCGGCACGCCCCTCGATCGCCGACCCGTTCCTGCCGAACAAGATCCGTGACGGCCGCCAGAACCTGATCCGCGAGTGCATTGGCTGCAACATCTGCGTGTCGGGCGACCTCACCATGTCGCCCATCCGCTGCACCCAGAACCCGAGCATGGGGGAGGAGTGGCGGCGCGGCTGGCACCCCGAGAACATCCGGCCGAAGTCGAGCGACTCTCGAGTGCTCGTCGTCGGCGCCGGTCCCTCCGGGCTGGAAGCGGCTCGTGCGTTGGGGGTGCGCGGGTACGACGTCGCGCTGATCGAGGCGCGCCGCTCACTGGGCGGACGGGTCGCTCAGGAATCCCTGCTGCCGGGGCTCTCCGCCTGGAATCGGGTCACGGAGTACCGCGAAGCCGCTCTCGCCGAGCTCCCCAACGTGGAGATCTTCCGCGAGAGCCCGATGACCGCCGACGACGTAGTGGAATCAGGGTTCGGCCACGTGCTGGTGGCGACGGGCTCGACCTGGCGCACCGACGGTGTCGCGCGCTTCCACACCACCCCGCTGCCGATCGCCGAGGGAGCGCAGGTGCTCGGCCCCGACGACCTGTTCGCCGGACACCTGCCCACCGGGAAGAAGGTCGTGGTCTACGACGACGACCACTACTACCTGGGCGGCCTGGTGGCAGAGCTGCTGGCCTCGAAGGGGTACGACGTCTCGCTGGTGACCACTGCGTCGCAGGTGTCCGCGTGGACCAACAACACCTTCGAGGTCAACCGGATCCAGCGACGCCTCATCGAGAAGGGCGTTGCCCGGATCACGGATCACGCTGTGGTGCGCGTCGGTGTGGGTGGCGTCGAGGTCAAGGACGTCTACGCCGGTCAGATTCGCGAGATCGAGTGCGACGCCGTCGTGATGGTGACCGCCCGGTTGCCGCGCGAGGAGCTCTACCTCGACCTGGTGGGCCGCCGCGACGCCGGCGAACTGCTGTCCGTGCGCGGCATCGGCGACGCCTGGGCCCCGGGGACGATTGCTGCCGCGGTCTGGTCCGGACGACGCGCGGCGGAGGAGTTCGACGTCGTACTGCCGTCCAACGACGTGGTGCCCTTCCGTCGTGAGGTGACCCAGCTGGCGTGA
- a CDS encoding DUF1028 domain-containing protein has product MTFSVLATDGRGAVGIAVTSSSPAVAARCIHLRPGVGGASSQNITDPRLGTELLDALESGLDARSALAAVVDDRELVEYRQLTVLEVNGNGAAFSGSESLGVHHHVVGAGVVAAGNMLAGTEVIDAVAKGFEAADGELEERLLAALVAGLEAGGEAGPVHSAGLSVVRDVAWRVTDLRVDWSEQPIEDLAALLDVWLPQRDDYVTRGLDPTAAPSYGVPGDE; this is encoded by the coding sequence GTGACCTTCTCGGTCCTCGCCACCGACGGCCGCGGCGCTGTCGGCATCGCCGTCACCTCCTCCAGCCCAGCCGTCGCTGCCCGGTGCATCCACCTGCGCCCCGGCGTCGGCGGAGCGTCCTCGCAGAACATCACCGACCCGCGCCTGGGGACCGAACTCCTGGACGCGCTGGAGTCGGGTCTGGACGCGCGCAGCGCACTCGCTGCGGTCGTGGACGACCGCGAGCTGGTCGAGTACCGCCAGCTCACCGTCCTCGAGGTCAACGGGAACGGCGCCGCCTTCTCAGGCTCCGAGTCGCTCGGCGTGCACCACCACGTCGTGGGCGCCGGTGTCGTGGCCGCGGGCAACATGCTCGCCGGCACCGAGGTCATCGACGCCGTGGCGAAGGGATTCGAAGCCGCCGACGGCGAGCTCGAGGAGCGGCTGCTGGCCGCACTCGTCGCTGGCCTCGAAGCCGGCGGCGAAGCCGGGCCGGTCCACTCGGCCGGCCTCTCCGTCGTGCGTGACGTGGCCTGGCGAGTGACCGACCTCCGGGTGGACTGGAGCGAGCAGCCGATCGAAGACCTCGCTGCCCTCCTCGACGTCTGGCTCCCGCAGCGCGACGACTACGTGACCCGCGGGCTCGACCCGACTGCCGCGCCGTCGTACGGCGTCCCCGGGGACGAGTGA
- a CDS encoding TetR/AcrR family transcriptional regulator codes for MARRKDQTARREHLISATLKTIATHGLAEASMKNIAEEAGISPRLIAYYYPELDDLIEATHQAATDRYYWSRQRDIEGELSPTAKLARLMHSGLPRGDDLLLSQVLDEMSVSASRSPMHATLMTLLFDREVSLYAAVLDVGAALGEFELTDSSDVIARNFVALEDALGLHLLANNSSMTLARAEQQLASYARATTGVSISPAAASSGRAKD; via the coding sequence ATGGCGCGACGCAAGGACCAGACCGCTCGACGCGAGCACCTGATTTCGGCAACCCTGAAGACGATCGCCACGCACGGACTGGCCGAGGCGTCGATGAAGAACATCGCCGAGGAAGCGGGCATCTCCCCTCGGCTGATCGCCTACTACTACCCCGAACTGGACGACCTGATCGAGGCCACCCACCAGGCAGCGACCGATCGCTACTACTGGTCCCGGCAGCGCGACATCGAGGGCGAACTCTCCCCCACCGCGAAACTCGCACGCCTCATGCACTCCGGACTCCCCCGTGGGGATGACCTCCTGCTCAGCCAGGTGCTGGACGAGATGTCGGTGAGCGCGAGCCGCAGCCCGATGCACGCCACCTTGATGACCCTGCTCTTCGACCGCGAGGTCTCGCTCTACGCCGCCGTCCTCGACGTCGGGGCGGCGCTGGGTGAGTTCGAGCTGACCGACTCCTCCGACGTCATCGCCCGCAACTTCGTGGCCCTCGAGGACGCCCTCGGCCTGCACCTGCTGGCGAACAACTCATCGATGACCCTGGCCCGCGCCGAGCAGCAGTTGGCCAGCTACGCACGGGCCACCACGGGCGTCAGCATCTCGCCCGCCGCTGCGTCGTCCGGGCGAGCCAAGGACTGA
- a CDS encoding aldehyde dehydrogenase has protein sequence MRSHQDWVQEAAKATLHTRPFIGGRFVEAGQATFENRNPATGELLSEVADTGAAGVDAAVRAARSTYDSGVWSRAGMRFRRERMLRFADLLADHAAELAVLDSLDMGKRVADAHDLDLPFSVDLFRYYAEAIDKINDEVAPTPPGTLGLIRRVPLGVVAAVIPWNYPVDMLAWKVAPAMAVGNSVVLKPAEQSPSSALRIAELAVEAGIPEGVLNVIPGLGETTGKALGLHPDVDVLAFTGSTEVGRYFLQYAGQSNLKQVWLECGGKSPHLVFADAVDLAETAKHTAAGIWFNQGAVCSAHSRVLVERSVHEEFVSLVAAEAASYAPGDPLDPAAGMGAIVSPEQTDAIMRFVDEARDSSARLVTGGERITRDGSDSYVQPTVFDDVDPTSTLAREEVFGPVLAITPFDTEAEALALANDSAYGLAASVATGSLGRAHRLSEQIHAGTVTVNGVDAFSAWTPFGGFKGSGFGRDLSLHALDKYVGLKTVWINH, from the coding sequence GTGCGTTCACATCAGGACTGGGTCCAGGAGGCGGCGAAGGCCACCCTCCACACCCGCCCGTTCATCGGCGGCCGTTTCGTGGAGGCCGGGCAGGCCACCTTCGAGAACCGCAACCCGGCCACGGGCGAACTCCTCAGCGAGGTCGCCGACACCGGCGCCGCGGGAGTCGACGCCGCCGTACGAGCCGCCCGGTCGACGTACGACTCCGGCGTCTGGAGCCGCGCCGGGATGCGCTTCCGCCGGGAGCGGATGCTGCGCTTCGCCGACCTGCTCGCGGACCACGCAGCAGAGCTGGCGGTGCTCGACTCGCTCGACATGGGCAAGCGCGTCGCCGATGCCCACGACCTCGACCTGCCGTTCTCGGTCGACCTGTTCCGCTATTACGCCGAAGCGATCGACAAGATCAACGACGAGGTCGCGCCGACGCCGCCCGGAACGCTCGGACTGATCCGCCGCGTCCCGCTCGGCGTCGTGGCCGCGGTCATCCCGTGGAACTACCCGGTCGACATGCTGGCGTGGAAGGTCGCGCCGGCGATGGCGGTCGGCAACAGCGTGGTCCTCAAGCCCGCCGAGCAGTCGCCGTCCTCGGCCCTGCGGATCGCGGAGCTCGCCGTCGAAGCCGGTATCCCCGAAGGCGTCCTCAACGTCATCCCCGGACTCGGCGAGACCACCGGCAAGGCGCTCGGGCTGCACCCGGACGTCGACGTCCTGGCCTTCACCGGCTCGACCGAGGTCGGTCGCTACTTCCTGCAGTACGCCGGCCAGTCGAATCTCAAGCAGGTGTGGCTCGAGTGCGGCGGCAAGAGTCCGCACCTCGTCTTCGCCGACGCCGTCGACCTCGCCGAGACCGCGAAGCACACCGCAGCCGGTATCTGGTTCAACCAGGGCGCCGTGTGCTCGGCGCACTCCCGGGTGCTGGTCGAGCGGTCCGTGCACGAGGAGTTCGTCTCGCTCGTCGCGGCCGAGGCGGCGTCGTACGCACCGGGCGACCCGCTCGACCCCGCAGCCGGTATGGGCGCGATCGTCTCGCCCGAGCAGACGGACGCGATCATGCGCTTCGTCGACGAGGCCCGCGACTCAAGCGCGCGCCTGGTCACCGGTGGCGAGCGGATCACCCGCGACGGCAGCGACAGCTACGTGCAGCCCACCGTCTTCGACGACGTCGACCCGACCTCCACCCTCGCCCGCGAGGAGGTGTTCGGTCCGGTCCTCGCGATCACGCCGTTCGACACCGAGGCCGAGGCACTGGCCCTGGCGAACGACTCGGCGTACGGCCTCGCGGCATCTGTCGCGACCGGAAGCCTCGGGCGCGCCCACCGCCTCTCCGAGCAGATCCACGCCGGCACGGTCACCGTCAACGGCGTCGACGCGTTCAGCGCCTGGACCCCGTTCGGTGGCTTCAAGGGATCCGGATTCGGCCGCGACCTCTCCCTGCACGCGCTGGACAAGTACGTCGGTCTGAAGACCGTCTGGATCAACCACTGA
- a CDS encoding APC family permease, whose product MTQNNRPTELAAEQHALLHKTLGRFDIVFLMIAAVVGLETLGQVSLYGAEAFTWALVLAVFFLVPYGLIFAETGAAFSEEGGAYTWVRDAFGRPAAAVAAILTWITQPVWVGGSMAFLAAETISSYITPLEHGSFADYVFKIVFIWITVLAAIVSLRKGKWLPTSGALLKISLLVFFVFTTAIYAAKNGVVGISPGDFSPSLLGLFGSVPILLFAYLGFESSNSAAGEMENPARDVPISIFRSCATAAACYLLPIFAILLVVPTEDITGIGGLLDAVGTVYSVYGGAADALLKLTAIVFVYILMSQGAAWMIISDRMQAMTAADGSFFGGFFGRFHPGLGTPVRVNLLSGVVSTTFMLVAMQVTGSGASVFGVVLTISISTFLLSYLLVIPAAIRLRTLYPDRVRPFRVPVSDRTFAVLGWSAFAWVLLGSWVAVFPGTLERLFGEDYPFKDIWGVSQTTFEVFTLGTLGCLMALCAVGYVRGARVRNVKIEESTHV is encoded by the coding sequence ATGACGCAGAACAACCGACCGACCGAGTTGGCGGCCGAGCAGCATGCCCTGCTGCACAAGACCCTGGGCCGCTTCGACATCGTCTTCCTGATGATCGCGGCCGTCGTGGGTCTCGAGACCCTCGGCCAGGTTTCCCTGTACGGCGCGGAGGCGTTCACCTGGGCGCTCGTCCTCGCCGTCTTCTTCCTCGTGCCCTACGGCCTGATCTTCGCCGAGACCGGCGCGGCCTTCAGCGAGGAGGGCGGCGCCTACACGTGGGTGCGGGACGCGTTCGGTCGACCGGCCGCCGCTGTCGCGGCGATCCTGACCTGGATTACCCAGCCCGTGTGGGTCGGTGGCTCGATGGCGTTCCTCGCCGCCGAGACGATCAGCTCCTACATCACGCCGCTCGAGCACGGCTCGTTCGCTGACTACGTCTTCAAGATCGTCTTCATCTGGATCACCGTCCTCGCCGCGATCGTCAGCCTGCGCAAGGGCAAGTGGCTGCCGACGAGCGGTGCGCTGCTCAAGATCAGCCTGCTCGTGTTCTTCGTCTTCACCACCGCGATCTACGCCGCGAAGAACGGCGTGGTCGGCATCAGCCCCGGCGACTTCAGCCCCTCGTTGCTCGGCCTCTTCGGCTCCGTGCCGATCCTGCTGTTCGCCTACCTCGGCTTCGAGTCCTCCAACAGTGCCGCCGGCGAGATGGAGAACCCCGCCCGCGACGTACCGATCTCGATCTTCCGCTCCTGCGCGACCGCTGCGGCCTGCTACCTGCTGCCGATCTTCGCGATCCTGCTCGTCGTACCGACCGAGGACATCACCGGCATCGGTGGTCTCCTCGACGCCGTCGGCACCGTCTACTCCGTGTACGGCGGCGCGGCGGATGCGCTGCTCAAGCTCACCGCGATCGTGTTCGTCTACATCCTGATGAGCCAGGGCGCCGCGTGGATGATCATCTCCGACCGGATGCAGGCCATGACCGCCGCTGACGGCTCGTTCTTCGGCGGATTCTTCGGCCGGTTCCACCCCGGCCTCGGTACGCCGGTCCGCGTGAACCTGCTCTCGGGCGTCGTGTCCACGACCTTCATGCTCGTCGCGATGCAGGTGACCGGTTCGGGTGCCTCAGTGTTCGGTGTCGTCCTCACCATCTCGATCTCGACCTTCCTGCTCAGCTACCTCCTGGTCATCCCCGCCGCCATCCGGCTCCGCACCCTCTACCCCGACCGGGTGCGCCCGTTCCGGGTGCCCGTCTCCGACCGGACCTTCGCGGTGCTCGGCTGGTCGGCGTTCGCCTGGGTGCTGCTCGGTTCCTGGGTCGCGGTCTTCCCCGGCACCCTCGAGCGGCTCTTCGGCGAGGACTACCCGTTCAAGGACATCTGGGGCGTCAGCCAGACGACCTTCGAGGTCTTCACCCTCGGCACGCTCGGTTGCCTGATGGCCCTGTGCGCCGTCGGCTACGTCCGCGGTGCCCGCGTCCGCAACGTCAAGATCGAGGAGTCCACCCATGTCTGA
- a CDS encoding NAD(P)/FAD-dependent oxidoreductase, with the protein MSNEQIEVLVIGAGQAGVAMSEHLSENGVPHLVLERDRIAERWRTGRWDSLVANGPAWHDRFPGLEFQDVGADEFATKDQVADYFQAYAEKIAAPVKCGVEVTSVTRHEGRPGFRVETSDGTIDARYVVAATGPFQRPVFPPIVPDGAVPVQIHSSSYRNPQQLPEGAVLVVGAGSSGVQIADELRRSGREVFLSVGAHDRPPRSYRDRDFCWWLGVLGLWDLETPAAGAEHVTIAVSGARGGHTVDFRALAALGVNLVGLTDAYDDGVLRFRNDLADNITRGDLNYLALLDAADAYVEANGLDLPEEPQARILGPDPEDAINPRLELDLAEAGVTSIVWATGFATDYSWLQVDAFDESGKPQHNRGVSTEPGVYFIGLPWLSRRGSSFIWGVWHDAKHVAGHIATQRSYLTYGN; encoded by the coding sequence ATGTCGAACGAACAGATCGAGGTCCTCGTCATCGGCGCCGGCCAGGCCGGTGTTGCGATGAGCGAGCACCTGAGCGAGAACGGCGTCCCGCACCTCGTGCTCGAGCGTGACCGGATCGCCGAGCGCTGGCGCACGGGACGCTGGGACTCCCTCGTTGCGAACGGCCCTGCCTGGCACGACCGGTTCCCCGGTCTCGAGTTCCAGGACGTCGGTGCCGACGAGTTCGCCACCAAGGACCAGGTTGCCGACTACTTCCAGGCGTACGCCGAGAAGATCGCCGCCCCCGTGAAGTGCGGCGTCGAGGTCACCTCGGTGACGCGCCACGAAGGTCGACCCGGTTTCCGCGTGGAGACCTCGGACGGCACCATCGACGCGCGCTACGTCGTCGCGGCAACCGGCCCGTTCCAGCGGCCAGTCTTTCCGCCGATCGTTCCCGACGGCGCCGTACCCGTGCAGATCCACTCGAGCAGCTACCGCAACCCGCAGCAGTTGCCTGAAGGTGCCGTCCTCGTCGTCGGCGCCGGCTCGTCCGGCGTCCAGATCGCCGACGAGCTCCGTCGCTCCGGCCGCGAGGTCTTCCTCTCCGTCGGCGCGCACGACCGTCCCCCGCGCAGCTACCGCGATCGCGACTTCTGCTGGTGGCTCGGCGTCCTCGGCCTGTGGGACCTCGAGACGCCCGCCGCCGGCGCCGAGCACGTCACCATCGCCGTGAGCGGTGCGCGCGGCGGCCACACCGTCGACTTCCGCGCCCTCGCCGCCCTGGGCGTGAACCTCGTCGGACTGACCGACGCGTACGACGACGGTGTGCTGCGGTTCCGCAACGACCTCGCCGACAACATCACCCGCGGCGACCTGAACTACCTGGCCCTGCTCGACGCCGCCGACGCGTACGTCGAGGCCAACGGCCTCGACCTGCCCGAGGAGCCGCAGGCCCGCATCCTGGGCCCGGACCCGGAGGACGCGATCAACCCGCGCCTCGAGCTCGACCTCGCCGAAGCCGGCGTCACGTCCATCGTGTGGGCCACCGGCTTCGCGACCGACTACAGCTGGCTCCAGGTCGACGCGTTCGACGAGTCCGGCAAGCCGCAGCACAACCGCGGCGTCTCGACCGAGCCCGGCGTCTACTTCATCGGTCTCCCCTGGCTCTCGCGCCGCGGCTCCAGCTTCATCTGGGGCGTCTGGCACGACGCCAAGCACGTCGCCGGCCACATCGCGACCCAGCGCAGTTACCTCACCTACGGCAACTGA
- a CDS encoding RidA family protein, giving the protein MEINKSIVAGGHTRIRPFNTGVTYPEQNLDNDLCQAVVAGSTVYVRGQIGQDLDTSESVGIGDVEAQTERAMANIDMLLNEAGARMEHLVKLTIYIIDPRYRETVYRTIGRWTKGVHPISTGIVVSALARPEWLVEVDAIAVIPEDAQ; this is encoded by the coding sequence GTGGAGATCAACAAGAGCATCGTCGCCGGCGGGCACACCCGCATCCGTCCGTTCAACACGGGCGTCACCTATCCCGAGCAGAACCTCGACAACGACCTCTGCCAGGCCGTCGTCGCCGGTAGCACCGTGTACGTCCGCGGCCAGATCGGCCAGGACCTCGACACGAGTGAGTCGGTCGGCATCGGTGACGTCGAGGCGCAGACCGAGCGCGCGATGGCGAACATCGACATGCTCCTCAACGAGGCCGGCGCCCGGATGGAACATCTGGTCAAGCTGACCATCTACATCATCGACCCGCGCTACCGCGAGACCGTCTACCGCACCATCGGTCGCTGGACCAAGGGCGTGCACCCCATCTCGACGGGCATCGTCGTCTCGGCGCTCGCTCGTCCCGAGTGGCTCGTCGAGGTCGACGCGATCGCCGTCATCCCCGAGGACGCACAGTGA